One Sesamum indicum cultivar Zhongzhi No. 13 linkage group LG14, S_indicum_v1.0, whole genome shotgun sequence genomic window, AACGATAAAACTAGATCCTTTCAGACATTGCTAATACTGTGCTCCAAGTCTGCAAAGGACTATGATGGAACACACCCCAGAATGTCTCTGGAGAAAACTTTGTGAAGATGCTCATTTCCTATTGTATCTAGGAAAccaatgaaaatgaaaattaagtaCGGTAGCAGCTTCAGATGTTCCTTTCCTGTTATGGATAAAGATATGAGAAGGATGAATATTTAACCAAAATACTAACCCTTGCAACAACTGAACTTGGTGGGTCAGTTGATTTAACCTGCACAGCGAAGCAGAAGTTAGTATTAAACTGAAAGTGGCTTCTCTAGAAGCACCGCCAACCCCAAAAATCAAGAGGAAAAGgaaatacagaaaaaattgcaacaaaaaatttgactgGAGAATGTCCGTAGAGcaatctatctatctatctgaCTGACCCTAGTACTTTAGATCAATTGCTCAGAAATCTTGGACTTCGAATCTAACATGaccaaaagataaataagcCAGCAATACACCAACTATAACTACAATAATTAGTCGTCCCTTAATTCAGCTCCTTCAACATTTCACTCTTCACTTTCAGACAAGAAAGCATGGCTTTTTCAGTCACTTATAAGCTCTCAGTTACCTAGCGTACAGAGCTTAAAAGCACTGCTTCCCagattattaattgaaaaaaaaaaaaaaaaaaaaaaagctctTCAAGTTATTATCATCCATTTCAAAAGTGCCACAAGTAAATTCGTCAAACAAGCTTTAACACTAAGAACTCATAGCAAATTCCTCCCCTTTTCTGTGGTAAAGAACTCCTAACAGTTTCCGGTGCTACAAATTAGAGAATGCCAATCGATCAGACAACCGTTTCACCATTGCTTCATTTGAAATAAGAAGAACAAAACATCACCGCGGAAAAAAATCAGCTACATATGCCAGAATAATTGAGAATTTAAAGAACTCTAGATGAAATTCAACGAGGAAAAGAGTTCACAATATACattaagaaatgaaaaaaagcgGGAAACGAAACTATACCGCCGGCAGGtggagagagggagagaagaAGCGTTGGCCGAGGAAAGAGTTGCTCGACAGATTTAGAGAAGTAAATGAGCTCTGAAGCGCCGCCATTGCCGCCATATCCTCTTCTTTATTTGGTTGAAGGATTATGTGTTTCTCCAACTGCACCACACCGAATTCACAGAGACGGAAAGAAGATAATATGCAAGAATTGCTTTTTCTCTCAGGTAGCCTGTAGTGCGGTTTTCCGCAGTTAGAACGTCAACCTTCTAAAGTCGTGTGAGTAGCAGAAATTTGTGGACAAACAAATAAGGGCGTAATTGAATTTTAGCCCAGGAGCTTTATTCAAATTGTAAGATTGAGCCGTCAGATTGTAGGCCTAAGTctcataataatttcttttatacttttatctaattttcaaattcgaaCATACTGAGCAAAAAAacagtaattatataattacataaatattaataaattaaacaatacaTTAATTCAATAGATAAACTCacattacaataatttattttatgaaacgAACATACCGCATTTATGTAGAATAAGCGTAACTTTTGattcaaaatacaatttatgcATAAGTTACGGCTACATTCCTTGATCCATGAGGTATTTACAAACTGTccgtactttttaaaaattacacatatgcccaccaataatattaacattatttacacaaatcactcctcctttttaaataattacacatatacactttaaaaatattatcatcattacacaaactacctttatttttctactgTCATggattgtttttataattacacaaaaataagataaaaacgGTTCATATAGATAGAGCAGTAGATGAGTGTGAATCTATCCTACAATTTATATTCCCCAAGTAAACTTTTCCAAATATGTACAATCAGCATAACTTTTGATTCATTTGAATTCCGGAATTCATATACAAAATTGGGaagattaagaaagaaaatttcacTACCCTACACTGAGGTCGCAAGACCAGAGGAAGTGTACTGAATCCTACCTATCTCAAGCAGAAGCTCTGCTACTCACAAGTATGGTTGTGATTCTCAATCCTATAAAGCTGAAGAgtttatgttaaaattaaaaacagaaaatcagaaacaaaaccaagaagaaatacaaataaaaaaatctgaGAGAAGGGGGAGAGTGAATCATTTAAACATCAATAGAGTCGGCTGTGCTGTCCACAGATTCTACTCTTCGGTGTTCAGGAATTGGGCTCGGACGTGTTAGTTGGTCCATGTTGACGATTACCTCGCCTGCTCTGGGAGTCGAGGAACTACTCGGATGGTACCGAATGTGTCTGGATTTAAGAATTCTTGAGAGCACCTGGACAATGTCCCTCATCGATGGCCTTCTTCTAGCAACACGATTGACACATTTGTGTGCAAGAGTGGCCACCTCATCAAGTTCTTCAACGTCGTATTTCCCATCAAGACGAGGATCGACTATTTCTTCCCATCCGACTTTTGCTTCAGTATTCATGGCCGCCTATGATAATCAGTTAACCAGATTTGTCGTTCAGACAAGCCCAACAAAATGAATAAAGCAGCAGATAGAGGACTAGGGATCACTCCTCTAGATATCTCAAAGCAAGATTGCGATTCAAATTTAGACTAAAGGAAGAACTTACTAGCTCAACGTACTCCATGAGACCCTGGAGAGGATTTCTTCCTGCAATGAGTTCAAACAGAAGCACCCCGTAGCTGTAAACATCACTTTTCTTTGTGAATGACCGTGTCGATACATATTCAGGATCAAGATATCCAAAAGTCCCTCGAACATTGGACACTTGTTTGGTAACCATCTCTTCCCTTGATAGCCCAAAGTCAGCTACCTGCAGAATAGCCACATGTACAGTATGAACAtctaataaaactaatttccATTTAATAGACACTTAAAATGTTGTGCACCCTTTGCGTATCTTtttcagaagaaaaaagaatatatggaTACCCAGTGCAGACTTACCCTGGCTCTCATGGAATGGTCCAACAAAATATTGGATGATTTAATGTCACGATGAATCACCGAGGGAACAGCCTGTAGGTAATTGTAGAAGGGTACAGAAGTGAAAGAACATAAGCATATGAATGAATGAGGGGATGAAACACAGCCAAAGTTATGAACAACCACATATGCATAGAAGAATACTTTTAGTGTGTGTAAGAATGAAATTGTACTTACTCCATCATGAAGATATTCCAAGCCCCTAGCCACATCAAGAGCTATTTGAACCCGTAACTTCCAATTCAATGGATCAagattttcatctaaaaacacacacaaaaagagaaacaagaagAGGTAATGAATGAAAGCTatgaagaaaataaggaaaacaGTGAACAGAATAAAAATTCCAGAGAGAAACTGCATTCTTAAACTTATTCAATTGATAACTGACAcgtttatgttttttcaataAGTTACATGTTCAGGCAATAAATTTGACTGTATGCCCCCAAGAATATGGATAAGAAGCTCAGTTGCCAGGAATCACAAGTTTAACACAAAACAGATACCATTGCAAACCAgcaattacaatttttttctgaagttGGTGACCGAAGTGACAGCATTGGCCATAAACTACGAAAGTCAAAATGGAAAACCGATCATGccattatacaaaataatacttttgagTATCACACCCATCTAAAACCTGTATTTAGTCATCTTGGTTTTGATTTGTCCACCTTTGCCTCATAGCCTTCAACAGACCTCAGTGCGATATATTCTCATCAGAATAATGTTGACTTACCAGACACGAAATGAGAGGGATACAAGAAGAGATGAAATGTCAAATCCTCCTTTAGAAATAGAATAATGTAAGCAACTGCTTGATATCAAATGCAGATAACTACAATGCTTTACAAGCATTCAAACTTATGCCATCTGGATCCCAGATTCTGGAACCATGTTTATCAGAGAGGCAACAGCATAGGACTAAGTTCAAGTCTTAATTCCCGCCTTCCTTACAAATCATCTTCTACTATCCTCCGGTTTCCAACAACCACACTCCCCGATTAAAATAGCTGATATTAGCCTTAAGCTGGGGAATACTATAAAGTAGGTTCTAGTTTCAATTCCATTAAAATGTAAGATAGATAAGCATTAAACAGTCGCATCTCAAGTCATATAGAAATCAGCACATGGACACAACAAGAGATGCACCATGACATGTTTATCAAATACAATTGACTTAGGCACAGCCATGGATACAAAATATTGCATGCATATAGGCTTACACCCATATTGGAGTATACCACTAGATTCAAGAAGTTGCCGTTTCTCCAATTAAAAGTTCTGCAGATAGGTATAGCTAACTTACTGTAAAGATGAGAAGCCAAACTCCCTCTGCTCATGTAGACGTATATAAGCATATGCTGGTTCTTCTCTGCACAGTATCCAACCAAATTCACAAGGTTCCTGTGATGTAACCTTCCTAATAACATAACCTGAGAGAAAACagaggaaaaggaaattacATCCGCAATGAATTTAATCATAAAGCTTTCAATCAAGCATTGTACATTTACTGTTTGCAAAACAACAATAAGCGCACAAAAGTACATAATTATCTTAAGCACAAATACAgaaattttccttttccctcAATACTCTTGCTTTTTCACAGCCAccctattatatataaattttgttagtTTAGACATCTTTTGCCCACATGAAATGAGGaatttttcatgattcttTTTCAATGTTCTCATTTATCCCTTTTCATTTTAAAGCAAAGCTGGGGCTatgaaagttttgaaatttatttcaatagaATAATGATAAAAGGGACTAATAGCATAACATTCTACACCGCCAATCCACCTCGTAATTATCGCCCAACATTTGGGGTGCTGGGCATGCAACACGAGGAAGCATGTGTTAGGCACGTATAAGCTTGTGAGTATATAAAACCAGCCCAATGGTCTACATAAAAGGCATATAAGTAAGCCAATCGAGGAAGACCATTAAGTTGATTTCAGTGAACAAGTAAGAGCACAGGCCTACTGTCAGATATGTTAGTTATTAAAACGAAGTACCTCTGTTTGGAACTCTTTCTCCCCCTGCTTTGAATCAGTTGCAAGCACTTTAACAGCAACAGTTTCACCACTCGACATCTGAGCTTTGAAAACAGGACCATATGCCCCTTGACCAATCAATGTGGTAAAATTACAGGTCGCTTTCTGCAGGTCCCTGCTCATGCATCAACCAAAACTATATCATTATGAGAATAGGCTATAAGAATGAGATGCACCTATGCATGAGCATTTTACTCCCATAAACCTGTATTCCGAGAGAATAGCAAGTATTACTCAACATACATATCTAATGACCATATACGTGATTTCTGATCCCAAAGTTCCTTATATATCAGAAGACAGTAGGAATCTGATGTTCAGGCCCATCAACATCCTAAGCCTGTGGTCTATAAGGAGATGCTCCAGCAAACTTGCATACTCTTACCAATTAAAGTAATCGATGAGCCTTAACAGCACTTTTTGGTTGAAACCATAAACTTTTCCACCCAGAAGCAAGCAATGATTTCACCTTGTGGGCGCAGAGCGCAGGTAGCAAGTGCACTATACTATTTAGCATGTGTGTGCTTTTCTCCTCAAGTAAATTTCATGTTAACTACCAGAAGATTTTTCTCAAGTTTTGAGCATCTTTAATGCAACTTGGAGTAATCTCAAtgtggaaaagaaaaatagtctCCTAGTTGTGCCTACGGCACAAGTCATCTAAGCTAAATGGATTTTCCCACTAATTGCCAAGATCCTGTGTCTAACGAAATTTCACAAACTTCCCAGGATaatgaaacataaattaattctgCAATTCCTCCTATGCATGTTCAATTTTAACAAAGAGACACTTCCAAGCATATGATATTAAAACAAACAGCCACCCGTTAGATAGAGTTCGTGTAAGCCAAATTAGAAAGTGGCTTCAGCTTAAGAGCATCCGCAGAAAAAAAAACGTACTTGTAAGAGTACTCCAATATCCCTGATGCAGAAACCAAACTGGCCTTCTTCAGTCCCCCTAGCCACAACGGCAAACCAATTTGTATTGTTGACCTGGGTGATTCAGTCCCAACCGATGAGTCCGACAATATCGTACAAGAATCAGCCCCATTTGCACGAATAGGGATGGCGGCAGTCCTTCTAGAACTGCTATTTCCTATCTGGGAATGCTTCCTATGGTACCTAAAGCAAAAAAATGCAGCTATAGCCAAAGCCACACCGATCACCACTCCAACTGATAACCCAATTATCAAGCCTGTTGACTCCTCTCTCATCTCTTTCTTTCCAGTCGCACTATATTATCTACTAATGTATTTATCCATATACCTACACAtataaaagtaagaaaaatcaACTCATGAGCTCAATTCACTAGTAATCCAAAACAAATAGATATCCATGAAAATCTCAAATATCATTAACCTTCAAATAAGCATCTCGGAAAGATTTTTCTCTCTTAAGGACAGATAAAAGGAATTTAAAGATAGAATGGTTTATGTATCACTCCATGCTTATGAATTGAGCTAAAAATGAAACAACGAGCTGAACTGTTCCTGATAACAATAACCACACAGTAGACGAAGTGTATGAACTCGGGGTctaaagatttaaaaaatctgaaaatccACAAACAACGACGAGAAAAAATCAGCAAACAACAGCGAAATGCATAGACCGGGGAATTATATAAGTTTCGGTCAAACTATCCATTTGAGTTGCCAAAACAGTAAAAGTCAAATTTCTCTCTCGATGTTGTCatcatcaaactgaaaaacacatCACCCTGGAAACTCAAAAAACAAGCCCGAAGGCCAACTCGAGATCAAGAAACAAGCAAAGCAGAAGAACCCAGATCAAACTTTCCTCGATAcccacaaaaagaaaaagaaaaaaagagaaaccccacaaaaaaaagttgCCAAAAATATCGAACAGGAAAGACATACAACGAGTAAACTCACAGTAGCAGAATTCGAAAATGCAACGTAGTGAGTGACGAACCTATTCAACTACCTTCTTTGCTGAATGTTGACTGGCCAAAAGCCGACGGCGGCAGCAGTTACTGatattcttctctttttccctCTCCGTGTCGTATGTGCGTTGCAAGAAAACAGAGAAATGGGCGCCAAGGACGGGAGGAGCAGGAAGGAATCAGGTGCGAGAGCGAACACAAAGAGTATATCCCTTGCTTGAATTTCGCTGATTTCCGAACTTTTCTCTGACAGTGCAAAAGGCGAAGATCATTTCTTCCGCCAGCGAAGAACAAAATCAACGACGAGTGTCTAAAGCGCAGGAGGGAggaattctttcttttctctacGATTTCGCTGGTTGTCCGTCGCCGGAGTGAAAATGGCAATGCGCGTCAAAATATGAACTTGGAAATTATGAATCCCCAAAATGCCCTCTGAGAATATAATAATGCCAGTTGTCGCCTCTGCCTCTGCTCTtcgatttttaaaatttaatgctGTATTTAAGAGGGAATGTGGGTCGCCCAAAGTGTGTTCAATTGTATGTGTAATGTACATTTTCGTGATTTCAGCCATTTCTCATagtaccttttctttttaattattttcgta contains:
- the LOC105176738 gene encoding calcium/calmodulin-regulated receptor-like kinase 1 — protein: MREESTGLIIGLSVGVVIGVALAIAAFFCFRYHRKHSQIGNSSSRRTAAIPIRANGADSCTILSDSSVGTESPRSTIQIGLPLWLGGLKKASLVSASGILEYSYKDLQKATCNFTTLIGQGAYGPVFKAQMSSGETVAVKVLATDSKQGEKEFQTEVMLLGRLHHRNLVNLVGYCAEKNQHMLIYVYMSRGSLASHLYNENLDPLNWKLRVQIALDVARGLEYLHDGAVPSVIHRDIKSSNILLDHSMRARVADFGLSREEMVTKQVSNVRGTFGYLDPEYVSTRSFTKKSDVYSYGVLLFELIAGRNPLQGLMEYVELAAMNTEAKVGWEEIVDPRLDGKYDVEELDEVATLAHKCVNRVARRRPSMRDIVQVLSRILKSRHIRYHPSSSSTPRAGEVIVNMDQLTRPSPIPEHRRVESVDSTADSIDV